A DNA window from Hordeum vulgare subsp. vulgare chromosome 1H, MorexV3_pseudomolecules_assembly, whole genome shotgun sequence contains the following coding sequences:
- the LOC123411367 gene encoding NDR1/HIN1-like protein 10 produces the protein MPATTASARPVAVLRCIVAALVVTVLLAGLVVLVFWLVVRPKPIEYSVARAAVRHLNLTAPPGGGGGATLNASFYLTLAADNPNRRVSMRYSSVVVYVHYGAGEVAPQLAVADVPDFRQPSRNETLIQVRAVARSAPVADWVARELEHDRSDGEVGVEVRVTAVVHFLVGGVKSRHYNMRAVCSPVVIGLSPSSAKSFRGVPCDVAIS, from the coding sequence AtgccggcgacgacggcgagcgcCAGGCCGGTGGCCGTGCTCCGCTGCATCGTGGCCGCGCTGGTCGTCACCGTGCTCCTCGCCGGcctcgtcgtcctcgtcttcTGGCTCGTCGTCCGCCCCAAGCCCATCGAGTACAGCGTCGCGCGCGCCGCCGTGAGGCACCTCAACCTCACCGCGCCGCCCGGCGGGGGCGGTGGCGCCACGCTCAACGCCTCCTTCTACCTCACCCTCGCGGCCGACAACCCGAACCGGCGCGTGTCCATGCGCTACAGCTCGGTCGTTGTCTACGTGCACTacggcgccggagaggtggcgccTCAGCTGGCGGTCGCCGACGTGCCGGACTTCCGCCAGCCCAGCCGGAACGAGACGCTGATCCAGGTGCGCGCCGTGGCGCGGTCGGCGCCGGTGGCCGACTGGGTCGCGCGGGAGCTCGAGCACGACCGCTCCGACGGCGAGGTGGGCGTGGAGGTGCGCGTGACCGCGGTCGTCCATTTCCTGGTCGGCGGCGTCAAGTCAAGGCACTACAACATGCGGGCGGTCTGCTCCCCGGTGGTCATCGGattgtcgccgtcgtcggcaAAATCCTTCCGGGGCGTGCCGTGCGACGTTGCAATTTCGTGA